AACAGAGTCCAAACAAACAATGGATGAGTTTATAAATGTTATGAAAAAAATTGCAAAAGAAGCAAAAGATGATCCTGATTTAGTGAAAAAAGCTCCTCATAATACACCGATTAAACGGATTGATGAGGTCTTTGCTGCTAAAAAAATGATTCTAACCTACAAAGACTACTTAGAACAAAATCTTTAGTAAGGGGGAATACTAATGAATATATTTAATTTATTTGGAGTTATTGATGTTGTCATTGTCATCGTCGTCATTTTATTTGCTGTTATTGGTTGGAAAAAAGGGTTTTTATTAAAAATTGTGGAGATGGCTTCGGGTATTTTTGGCCTTATAGCCTCCATCATTCTTGCTAGACCTTTTTCAACGGTGTTAAACAAATGGGTTGGGGAGTCTATTGGATTAAAAATCAATGAGTATTTATTGTCAAGATCGGATTTGTTTTCCGATGGATTAGCATCGACTGAAGTGAATTTTAGAGCGGCTTTAGAAGGTATGAGTTTGCCTCAATTTATGATTGATTGGATTGTGGACCCATTGGATTTTGCCAACATGACTACGTCCATTATTGATACCATTCAACCTATTATTTTGTCGCTTGTATTACTGGTTCTTTCGTTTATTGTCTTATTTTTCGGATCGATGATTGTGTTCTTTATTTTAAAGATTTTAGCAAAAATGGTTACTTCCATTCCTGTTATCAAGCAAGTTGATAAAATATTTGGTGTGCTATTTGGGTTAGTTAAAATTGGTGCTTTGATTTTTATCTTATTATTCATATTAGCATTATTGATTACCATTCCAGCAATTAATAATCTAATCGGAGAGTTCTTAGCCGTCGATATGCAGCTTGGAACAGAACAGTTTCGTTTATCGAAATGGCTCTATGATAATAATCTTTTGAAGCAAATAATTGATGTATTTATTTAAAATTTATTAATCTATTGAGAAAAACTGATTTGTAATTCAGTTTTTCTTTTTTTAATTGACAAAGGAGTTATTTTCCTATATACTCACCAAGTAAATCAAATTGAGAATACATGCTTTTATAAAAAAATAAAGCAGAAACGATTTTGATTTTATGAGGAGTTATGATGACAGATAAAGACATAAATGGATTAATAGATCATTTAAATAAAAATATCAGTTGCACATCCTCTTCAAAAGAGATGATAAAAAGTATTTTAAATACATTGTATAAAAAATATCAATTTAATAATGTTTCATGGGTAATGTATGATGATGAAAAAATTATTGATTATCTGAATGCAGTAGATTACGTGAATCCATTTTCTATCGTTGATGAAATTAGATATTTTGAAAGAAATCAAGATGTCGAATATAAAAAAGTTCTAATCGACACCAATATTATCTATTTATTTCGAATTAGTGCTAGAAGCATCCTAATTTTAAATTCTTCAACAGATCAAGACGAAAAAATACTTTATGAACCATTTATCGCTATAATTACTTCATTGTTTTTAGATTGTGATCTTGTTGCTTCTAAAAATTAAAAAGATGTGTTTGAAAGACAAGTTCTTTTAAAGCACATTCGTTGTGTTTTTCTTCTTAATATACTATAGTTATAATGTATTATTAATAGTTTTATAGGAGGAATGATTATGGATTTTTATGAAGCGTTATCAAATAGAAGAAGCATCTATCAATTATCGAATCAATCAATAGTAAGTGACGAGAAAATCGTCAAACTCATAGAAGCTTGTTTACAATATACCCCATCTGCATTTCATTCACAAAGCCAAAGAGTAGTAGTGTTATTTGATCAATCTCATGCTGATTTATGGGATATTACTTTAAAGTCTTTAAAAAACATCGTTTTAGCATCAGATTTCTCAGCTACAGAAAGTAAAATGAAGGGTTTTAAAAATGCTCATGGGACGATTCTTTTCTTTGACGATCAAGAAACTACACTTGGTTTGATGAAAAAGTTTCCTTTATACGAAAACAATTTTAAACTTTGGTATCAACAACAAAACGGAATGCTTCAAGAAAACGTATGGGTTGCTCTGTCTTTAGAAGGACTTGGCGCATCCTTACAACATTACAATGAATTAATTGAAGAAGAAGTAAAACAAGTATTTCATCTTCCAATTCATTGGCAAATGATTGCTCAAATGCCTTTTGGAGATATTTTAGTTAAACCAGAAGAAAAACCAAACATGCCGTTAAATCAGAGATTAATCGTCTTAAAATAAGAAAAGAGCGCTAAAGTTACCTTTAGCGCTCTTTTTAATAGTTGATAATTGCTTCTTTTAATGCTTCAATTAATTGTTCTTGTTTTACTTTCTTTACTTTAATACCATCAATATAGAGTATTGCTTCTTTTAATCCACCTGCAATGGCGATATTAGCCTCTCTTGCTTCTCCTGGTCCATTTACTGCACAACCCATAATCGCAACGGTTATCTCTTTGTTGATCGTTGTCAGGAATGCTTCAATTTCATTTGCGATAGGAATCATATCATATTGAATTCTTCCACAAGTAGGACAACTAATTAATTTTGGCTTTCGATATAAATTGAAATTAGATAAGATTTCTTTTGCGACTTTAATCTCTTCTTCAGGAGAGGCCGTTAGTGAGACACGAATGGTAGAACCAATGCCTTCACTTAATAATATTCCAAGACCAACGGAAGAACGAATGGTTCCAGAAAAAATGGTGCCCGCTTCCGTGATTCCAAGATGAAGAGGATAAGGAAATATTTGAGAGGCCATACGATTTGCTTGAATCGTATCTTCCATGTTTGTTGATTTTAAAGATAGTACGATATCAAAAAAACCTAATCTTTCGAGAAGTGAAATGTGGTATTTTGCTGATTCAATCATCGCTTCAGGAGAAGCAGACCCATATTTATCTAAAATATGTTTTTCAATGGAACCTGAGTTTATACCGATGCGAATAGGAATGTTTTTTTGAAGGCATTTATCAACAACCAGTTTTACGAGTTCATCACTGCCGATGTTCCCTGGATTAATTCTGATTTTATCGATTCCTTGGTTAACTGCTTCAATGGCTAACAAATAATTATAATGAATATCTGCAACAAGTGGAATATGCGTAAAACGCTTAATAAACCCAATGGCTTTTGCATCTTCTAAATCAAGAATGGCTAAACGAACCATTTCACAGCCAACGCTTTCTAAAGCTTGGATTTGTTTAATGGTTGAGGCGGTATCTTTTGTTAACGTAGTTGTCATGCTTTGAATGATGACTTGATTTGATCCTCCTATTGAAAGAGCACCAACACTTATTTTTTTTACTTCATGCCTTTTATACATTTGCTTCACCTACGTCTATTATACTCTATCAAAAAAAGAATTGAATATCTTTTTTGAATTTATAATAATTCAAAATAAAACATTTATCGTTTCAATTTGGTTTGTGATATTTAAAATCAAACATAATTATGATAAACTACGAGTAAGAAAAAGATATCAATTAGTAATTGAAGACGTTTAATATAAAAGAAAATAAAAAAAGGAGTATACTATGATACATACTTTAAAAAAAATAGCCATGATTTTAAACGCAGAATGTGTTACTTGGGGACTTGGAGGATCGACTCTTTTATATCACTATGGGTTAGTTGAAAAGCCACGTGATTTAGATATTATCATTGAAACAAAGTCCGTAAAGCAAGTAGAAAGATTGCTCTTACTTATTGGGTATAAAATGACTCCTCTTAGAAACGATGTTTATTCTACAGAAGTATTTATGGAGTTTGTAGTCGATGATGTCGATGTAGATATCATGGCAGGCTTTTCAATTTCCAAAGGGGCATTTACATATGTGTATGATTTTAATGCTTCCTCTGTTTCGAATTATATGGTAATTGAAAATGAAGATGTTCCTTTAACTTCGTTAGAAGATTGGTATATTCTCTATCAAATGATGCCAGATCGTAGCGATAAAGTACAATTAATTGAAAAGTACTTCCTTGAAAACGGAATTGAACATTTGCATTATTTATATGAAGCTTTGTTAAAACCTTTGCCAATGGAGATTAAAGAATCGGTTTTACAATTGATTAAAAAAGCAAAATAGGATGAATTTTCATCCTATTTTTTTTAGATATCTAAAAAGTCATATTTTAACTCTAGTTTTCTAAAAATTGTTACAATTAGAAAACTAAAAATCAAATAAAAGATGGCAGCTAGTATAAAAGGTGAAATCGTAAAATCTCTTGAAACAATTTCTTTTACATTTCTTAAAAGATCAGATAAGGCAATCACGCTTACTAAAGCAGTATCCTTTATCAATGTAATGACTTCATTGGTAATGGAAGGAATTTCTTTTCGAATCGCTTGTGGTAAAATAATAAAACGATATAATTGGAAATTACTTGCACCTTCAACCCGAGAAGCTTCAAATTGCTCTTTTGAGATGCTTTCAATTCCTGCTCGAACAATTTCTGTAAAATAAGCAGAATAATTGAGAATAAATCCAATGTATGCCACCATCATTCTATCTACACTAATGCCTAATGCGGGCAGCCCATACATGAAAAAGAATAATTGAAGCATTAAAGGAGTTCCTCGAAATAACCAAGTATAAAAAGAGATTCCTTTTTGAATGAGTTTGCCTCTTGATTTATATAATACCCCAATCAAGATACCAAAAGGTAACGACAGACAAAGTGTAACAGTAAAAATTTTAATTGAAACCAATGCACCATCCGCTAAATATTTGATTGTGTCAATTAAATAAATCATTCTCTATTTAAAAAAACATCCTCATCAAACCATTTTACAGAGATTTCAGCAGTGGTGCCATCTAGAATCATCTCGAGTAAAACTTGATTTACCATATCTCTAAAATCAGTATCTTCCAAACGAAAACCAATTCCGTATTCTTCCGTTCCAAAATTTTCAAGACAAATTTTATAAGTGTCATCTACTTGACTTAACATGTATCGTCCCATGATTTCATCGATTACAACTGCATCAATTGTTCCATTCTTTAAATCCAATAATGCAAAATTAAATGTATCATATTTTACGAATTCTCCAAGAGAAGAATAAATATCATTTCCCACAACCGCTTCTTCAGAGGCACTACTGATTTGAACCCCCACAGAGAGCCCTTCTAGATCAGAAATTTGATCGACAGAAGAATCACTATTTACAATAATAATTTGACTATTAGCAAGGTAAGGTTCAGAAAACGACATCTCAAGTAATCTCGAATCAGTAATCGTTAGACCATTCCAAATCATGTCAATTGTTTTGCTATTTAATTCTAATACTTTTGAATCCCAGTCGATGGATTGAAATACAACTTCAATTCCAAGCCTTAAGGCAACTTCTTTTGCTAAATCAACATCAAATCCTACAAGGTCTCCGTTGTCGTCTCTAAAGCCCATTGGCGCAAATGTATCATCAAGCCCTAACACAAAATATCCTTTTTCTTCAATTTGCTCCCACGTAGAACTTGTTTGTTCTTGAGCGCATCCTATAACTAATAAACTCAGTAAAACAGTAAAAAATAATGCAGTAATTTTTTTCATATAATTCACCTCGGACTACATTATACACAAACACTTTAGCGTTGTAAAGCGCTAAAGTGTTTGTTTCATAATGAAAACGGTTTCCAAGAATTTACTCTTTGAAAAACCGTTGGTTTATATAAAAATTTGATTATTCCTTTTTCGTTTTCATTCGATCTAAGACCAAAGAATATCCATTTGCACCATATTGCAGCGATTTATTTATTCGACTGATGGTCGCAGTAGAAGCGCCAGTTTCTCGAGATATGATTTGATAAGAGGTTTTACAATCTAACAAAGATGCCACTTTAAATCTCAATGCCATTTCTTTAATTTCTTGGATAGTGGATAAGTCTTCAAAGAAGCGATGACATTCTTCTTGCGTCTGAAGTTCTAAAATGGCTTCAAATAGAAAATCAATATTATCGTTTGCATATTTTGATTTATAAGTCATGAAGAAACACCTCTTTTGTCTATTTCATTTAAAAGATTTTAATTCCTTCTAAATATACACTTGTAATCTCTGAATTCTTTAATAAAATAAAATTAGCTTTTTTTGAAACTTCTAATGAACCGATATCATTAAATAAATGCAAAAAAGAAGCTGGATTTTTGGAAAATAATTCAATGGCTTTTTCGAAAGGAGTGTTTGTATAAGAAACAAAGTTTTGTAAAGCAAGAAGAGGTGTTAAGGTAGAACCAGCTCTTACACTGCTTTTTTTCAATCGAGATACTCCATTTTTAACAGAAATAGCAGTTTTTCCTAAAAAGTAGTCACCATCTTTCGCTCCAGTTGCCATGATGGAATCAGTCACCAAGATTGCTTTAGATAAACCTTTTAGTTTTACTAGTAAATTAACGGTATCTTTATGAAGATGTAATCCATCACAAATCATTTCGTAATAGATATCATTTGTTAATAAAGAATTAATAATACCAGGATGATGATGATCAAAAGGTTTCATAGCGTTAAAACTGTGAGTAAAGCTTTCTGCTCCGTTTTGTATGGCTTTTTCGGTTTCTTCCATACTTGCACCACTATGCCCTAAAGAAACACATACATTGTGAGCTTTAAGGTATTTAATAAGAGAATTTGCTCCTGTTATCTCAGGAGATAGAGTAACGAGAGTTATTAATCCTTTTGCAGCTTCTTGAAATTTCTTAAACAAATCAGTCGAAGCATTTTGTAAGTATTCTTCTGACATAGCTCCTTTGTAAAGAGGTGCTAAGAAAGGGCCTTCTAAGTGAATTCCTTTGATTTGTGGGAATTCACTTTGTAATGTAGCAATTTTTTCAAGTTGTAAAATCAAGGTTGGCACATCATCTGAAAGTAATGTGGGAAGAACGCTTGTCACACCATTTTTAAGATAAAACTTCATAATGATTTTCATTTCATCAAAAGACGCCATATTAAAATCATAACCCATGGCACCATGGGTGTGAATATCAAAAAAACCAGGAATTACATGAACTCCATCGATTGAAACAACAGAAGAAGTTTCGTCTTGAATCATTGAATCCATTTTTACAATCAGATCATCTTCAACTAAAAAATCCATTTTCGTCCATTGACCGTTTTGTGAAAGCATTCCGTTCTTATAAATAGTTTTCATCATGAAACCATCCTTCTTATTATATCTATACCGAAACTTCTTTCACTTAAAAGAGCTTACAAAAATGTAAGTTTTTTAATGATAATTGACAAATAAGTCATTCAATCAAATGAGTTCTTTGATTTTTTGTAATATCTCATCTACAATTGGAAGATTCTTCTTAAGCAAAAAAGTGTTTATTTCGCCAATTACTTTGTTAGAACCATCATAAAAAACGAGTGAATTCACATCTTGATTTTGAACAACTTTGCTTTCTAAAGCGACGTTTCTTACGATTTCTAAATGAATAATTGTTTGTTGGATAAGGCGAACATAAACCGTTTTTGAACGAGAATCAATTTTAACAAAAGAGAAAAAGATAATGGAAGTATAAATTCCACAAAGGACAATTGAAAAAAGAAAAAAGCCGATTAAGTAGCCTAGTTCAATAGGCTTGGTGTAAAGGGTAAGAACATTTATGCAAAGAAACAAAAAGTCAATAAACACACAAGTGATTTTCTGAGGAGTAGTGGTTAAAGAATATTTTTCCATAATTATCATCCCTTTTTGAGATTATAGTTTATTATACCTCTTAATGAAATGTAAATCTATTGGTTATGCAAAATTGATTAATTTGCAACATAATGTTTCATAAACGGTTGACATCGGTATATAATTTGATATTATATAGGTATACGATATATCGTAACGCGTTATAAAAAGAGGATATTATGAACGAAAAAATTACTTTATCGGAAGCAACTTATTACATCTTACTAAGCCTTAAAACGCCACTTCATGGATATGGAATTCTTAAGAAAGTAAAACTTTTGACAAATAATAGATTAATTCTTTCAAGTGGAACGCTATATGGAGCTATTACTTCTTTGCAAAAAAATAACTTTATTGAATTATTTAGTAAAGAACAAGGGAAAAAAGGGAAAAAGAATTATGTCATGACTCCTTTGGGATTTGAAGTATTAAAAAGTGAAATCAATCGTTTTAAAGAGATGGCAGAAAATGGAAGAAGTGAGATTTCAAAATAAAAAAAAGCATCTGATTAGATGCTTTTAAGATTATTTTAGATGAATAAGGCCAATTTGCAAATGAGCAGAAAAGGAAATGTCTAACTCATCACTTGTTATAAAACCAAAGTCACCTTTTTTAATAGGTTCATTTTGAAGAAAGCCATTTCCATTCAAACAAACAAAAAAACTGCCATATTCGTTATTTTTGATGGTTAATGAAGAGTCAATATCTAACACGTTAAAATCAAATGAATTAGAATCGATACTTCTTTTGATTCCTGAATCGGGAATTTTTGTCACACTGATAGCTTTTTCTACATGTAAATCTCGTTTTTTATTGTGATAAAGACGATCATAATCATAAAATCGATAAGTGATATCGCTTGATTGTTGAACTTCTAATAATAAAGTTCCTCGAAGAATGGCGTGTAAAGTTCCAGCTTCGATATAGAAAAAGTCACCTTTTTTAATTTCGATGGAACGAATCAAATGATGAAAATCTTGACGTTCTAAATAAGTTAAGAATTCAGCTTTGGTTTTTGCATTATGACCTATAATGATTTCGTTATGTGGCAAGGTATCGATGATATACCAACACTCGTTTTTACCACTTGAATGTTCTTTCTTTGCTTGTTTATCGTTTGGATGAACTTGAATGCTTAAATCATCTGAAGCGTCAATAATCTTAACTAAAATCGGGAAATCTTTGCTTGGATGATTTCCAAAAAGTGATTTATGATTTTCCCAAATTTCTTTTAGAGTCTTGCCGGAATATTCTCCGTTTTTGATGGTACTCATTCCATTAGGATGAGCACAAATCCCCCAGCATTCACCTGTATGTTCAGAAGTTGGATAATGAAATGTAGTTTTAAGTAGGTTTCCACCCCAGATTGTTTCTTTAAATATTGGGTTAAAAAATAGAACCATCCTTATCACCTCTATCATTATTATATCATATTTTAAAAAACTCATTCCTTAAAAATGAAAAGGAGAATAAGATTATGCGTATTCGATTTATTAAAACAACTGAATCAGACTTAGAAAACATTTTATCACTTTGGAACGATGGAGAAGTGATGAAGTATGTAGGATTTCCTGAAGGACTACATATGACACTAGATAAACTTAAAGTATGGCTTGAACGCGTGAATGCAAAAAAAGATACCTTACATTATTCCATTTATAGTAAAGATACCTATTTTGGGGAAACCTATTACTCCTTAAATGAAAATGAAGAAGTAGCATCGCTTGATATTAAACTAAAAAAAGCAGCAAGAGGTAAAAACATAGCTTATCAAGCTTTATCTTTTTGCATTGATCAGCTGTTTTTAAACACCAATGCGTTAAGAGCTAAAGTAGATCCTTCCATGGAAAATGATAAAGCCATTCGGTTATATAAACGATTAGGGTTTCAAGAAATAAGGCTTGTGACTTATGAAGGAAAGAATCACGTGTATATGGAAGTAAAGAAAGAACAGTGGCATAAGTATAGAATTAATCAATTAAGACTTGAAGACGTTAATTTTGATAATTTTATTGAAGTCATTTTTCTTTCGGTAAAAGAAAATCAAATCAATTTTATTGCTTCAAACGCCATTTCATTGGCTCAATCAAAATACCAAGAAGAATGCATTCCAAAAGCTATTTATGTTGGTTCAAATTTAGTAGGATTTTTAATGTATTGTGTGGATAGGGACGACCATGACTTCTGGATTTACCGATTTATGATTGATCAAAAGTATCAAGGAATGGGTTATGGATTGAAAGCGATGGAAATCATCATAACTTTCATCAAGAAAATATCGACAAAACCAATGCTTAAGATCAGCTTTGCTAAAGACAATGAAATTGCCAAAAATCTCTATGAAGCTTGTGGCTTTCAATCCACAGGAATCACTCAAGATCATGAAATAGTATATGAATTAAAATGGTAGTTTTTATGAACTACATTGAATTTTATATCTTATAAGAGGTATAATAAAGTATAACTGAAAGGAAATAGTCTCTATGCAATTACCAGGTTTTATTGATTCGCATTTGCATTTTTTAGGAATAGGATATAGCGCCTTTTTAGTTGATTTATCTGAGTGTAAATCGATTAAGGAAATCCAACAAAAATTATTAAATTCACCACGTCACTTTATTGTTATTGGAAGAGGTTGGAATCAAGAATCATTTTTAGAAAAAAGAATGATTTCTAAAGAAGATTTAGATGCAGTCTTTACACAGATTCCAATGGTATTAATTCGAACTTGTGGTCACATTATCGTTGTAAATAGTAAAATGCTTGAACTTGCTTCAATTTCTTCTAAGACCTCTCAAATTGAGGGAGGAACGTTTGATTTTGTTTCAGGCGTATTTACTGAGAAAGCCATTCAGTTAGTCTATAAGGCGATGCCGTCCCCTTCAAGAGAAGATTTACAACAATATTTTATAAAGGCAAATGAAATTTTACTTAGCAATGGAATTACTTCCGTTGCAAGTGATGATTTTTCAACATTTTCCATTGATTATGAAGAAATCATTAGTGTGCTTTTGGAACTATATGAAAAAAATCTCATTCAAGTAAGAGTAACAGAACAGGTGCATTTAGCAACTCTACCTTTATTAATAGATTTCATTCAAAAGGGATATGTAAATAAAAAGATAGGCAAACTAAGAATGGGACCTCTAAAACTTTTGGCAGATGGAAGCCTAGGCGGAAGAACCGCTCTTCTGAAGGAACCCTATTCAGATGATCCTTCCAACAAAGGAATCCAATCCTTTTCTTCGAAAGAGTTATTTGATTTCATTCATCTAGCAGATTCAAATGGCATGGATGTTGCCATACATGCGATTGGAGACCTTGCAATCGAACAAGTAATCGATGCAATTAGTGCTTCACTACAAATTACAAAAAGAACCAATCATAAACACAGTATTATTCATGCTCAAATGGCAACGTTATCTCAAATTGCTAAAATGAAAAAGTATAACATTGGCGCAATCGTTCAACCCATCTTTTTAAATAGCGATATTCAAATAATTAAGAAAAGAATTGGAAATAGGTATCTTGAATCGTATTTATTTTCTTCTATGGCAAAACTAGGACTTCGAGTTGGATTCAGTACGGACTCACCAGTAGAAAGTGTCAATCCGTTTCACAATCTGTATTTAGCTTTGTCAAGAACTTCAATGAAAACGCCATCTTTAGGTATTTTCTTGAAAAACGAATGTTTTACTCTAAAAGAGGCTATGGCTTGTTATCATAATGCCAATCTTGCATATACTTATCAAGAAAATACCGAAGAGGCCGATTACATTGTTATTGATACAGATCTTATAAATTGCACACTAGAAGAATTAAAAAACGCATGTGTATTAGAAACATATATTGCTTCTACACTTGTATACAAAAAGAAAGAGGAATGAATATAAAGGAGGTTAGAGTTAAATGCATCCTTGGTTAACGATGGATCCTTTTATTGTTTTAAGCCTTGCGAATATGAAACTTCGTAATTTTTATCATAGTCTTGATGCGCTTTGCGAAGATATAAACATTGATAAAATTGTATTAATTGATAAACTTTACGACATTGGATATCATTACGATGAAAAAGGGAATCATTTTATTAGTAATGACCTAGAAGAAATAGAAACGTTTAAGACGCAATCTTAAGCGTTTTTTTAACATTAATTTCTTATGAAAACATTTTCATTCAAAAAAGCATTGCCAGAAAAAATAAAAAGAATATAATGGATACCAAAGCGATGAACAAGAGAAGTAGAAATCTAAATTCTTTAAAGAGAACTTGTGGTTGGTGCAAACAAGTAAGAATCAATTTCGAACGTGCTTGGGAGTTTTTGAATCGAAGTTTTCCGAGGTTCAAACGTGTTTAGGCGTTAACTAAGTCAAGAGCTGGTATTTATTACCAGAATTAAGGTGGTACCACGGATATCCCGTCCTTAGCAAATTTATTTTGCTAAGGATTTTTTTATCTTTTGACGACTAAAATTCTAGAGGTTTAAACGTTGATTGGCGTTAACAGTCAGAGGTGTCAGATTCGTCTGAAATCAAGGTGGTACCGCGGATATTCCGTCCTTGGCAATTTTTTTGCCAAGGACGTTTTATTTATATAAAAATTTGAGAAAAAAGAGGAAAAGAAAAATGTTAAAGAAAAGTTTAAGTTTAATGCTTGTGCTATGCCAAGTACTTGTAGGATTTTTTTTAATGGGTTGTACATCGAGTAATGTATTTACGTACATTATCGACGAAGAGTACGAAGAATTTATTACAATGGGAACGAGCGCTGATTATCCACCTTATGAGTGGCCAACTAACGTTGATGGTACTCAAACTTTAGTAGGAATCGACATTGAAATTGCCAAAGAAATTGCCAAAGCTCTTGGCATGAATTTAAAGATTGTAAATAAAGGTTTTGATTACTTATTAGATGACTTAACCAGTGGAAAAGTCGATTTTGTCATTGCAGGAATGACTCCAACAGATGATAGAGCAGAAAAAGTAGATTTTTCTGTGGTATATTATGAAGCCATTCAAGTCGTATTAGTATCAGAAGATAATGCATCAGTCTATACAACGATTGAATCATTAAATAGTTCTTCGATAAGAGTTGGAGCCCAAATGGGAGCAATCCAACAAGACTTAGCAGAAGAGTTTTTTATCGATTCTCAAAAAGTGTATTTACAAACCATCCCTGATTTAATCATGAAATTATCAGAAGGATTAATCGAAGCTTTGATTGTAGAAGAACCAGTTGCAACAGGTTATTTAGCGAATGTAGAAGGATTAAGCATTGCATCATTCTCCATTGGAGATCCTGATGGTGGTTCTGCAGTTGCCGTTCAAAAAGGCAATCAAACTTTACTTGTAACTATCAACGAAGTATTAAATGGTTTAATGACATCCGGAAAATTAGAAGAGATTGTAAG
This is a stretch of genomic DNA from Bacillota bacterium. It encodes these proteins:
- a CDS encoding amidohydrolase — its product is MQLPGFIDSHLHFLGIGYSAFLVDLSECKSIKEIQQKLLNSPRHFIVIGRGWNQESFLEKRMISKEDLDAVFTQIPMVLIRTCGHIIVVNSKMLELASISSKTSQIEGGTFDFVSGVFTEKAIQLVYKAMPSPSREDLQQYFIKANEILLSNGITSVASDDFSTFSIDYEEIISVLLELYEKNLIQVRVTEQVHLATLPLLIDFIQKGYVNKKIGKLRMGPLKLLADGSLGGRTALLKEPYSDDPSNKGIQSFSSKELFDFIHLADSNGMDVAIHAIGDLAIEQVIDAISASLQITKRTNHKHSIIHAQMATLSQIAKMKKYNIGAIVQPIFLNSDIQIIKKRIGNRYLESYLFSSMAKLGLRVGFSTDSPVESVNPFHNLYLALSRTSMKTPSLGIFLKNECFTLKEAMACYHNANLAYTYQENTEEADYIVIDTDLINCTLEELKNACVLETYIASTLVYKKKEE
- a CDS encoding DUF4250 domain-containing protein is translated as MHPWLTMDPFIVLSLANMKLRNFYHSLDALCEDINIDKIVLIDKLYDIGYHYDEKGNHFISNDLEEIETFKTQS
- a CDS encoding transporter substrate-binding domain-containing protein, translating into MLKKSLSLMLVLCQVLVGFFLMGCTSSNVFTYIIDEEYEEFITMGTSADYPPYEWPTNVDGTQTLVGIDIEIAKEIAKALGMNLKIVNKGFDYLLDDLTSGKVDFVIAGMTPTDDRAEKVDFSVVYYEAIQVVLVSEDNASVYTTIESLNSSSIRVGAQMGAIQQDLAEEFFIDSQKVYLQTIPDLIMKLSEGLIEALIVEEPVATGYLANVEGLSIASFSIGDPDGGSAVAVQKGNQTLLVTINEVLNGLMTSGKLEEIVSEMILLNGTVE